From Humisphaera borealis, the proteins below share one genomic window:
- a CDS encoding PIG-L deacetylase family protein — translation MKSRGTSSDRGGMSNGDASTQLALVLSPHPDDESLGCGGTIKLITDGGGAVDVLFMTRGENGFAPGRIPTAADRVDLAARRESEARAACERLGVRRVAFLNGVDGSLGATPSLSSSILAALVEGNYRSVFCPWPYDRHGDHQVTYRMLHQALAGLKREIDVWLYEIWTPMEPNYYVAIDGVLEAKMDAFAVHESQAAVLPYTEAFRGLARYRGLSCPPARAAEAFFYCSSTQLLNHEGIPWPRPPFAAPAGVRR, via the coding sequence ATGAAGTCTCGCGGAACGTCATCCGACCGAGGCGGCATGTCCAACGGCGACGCCTCGACCCAGCTCGCACTGGTCCTGTCGCCACACCCCGACGATGAATCGCTCGGCTGCGGAGGGACGATCAAGCTCATCACCGACGGCGGCGGGGCGGTCGACGTCCTGTTCATGACCCGCGGCGAGAACGGGTTCGCACCCGGCCGCATCCCGACCGCCGCCGATCGCGTCGACCTCGCCGCCCGCCGCGAATCCGAAGCCCGCGCCGCCTGCGAGCGTCTGGGCGTCCGCAGGGTCGCGTTCCTCAACGGCGTCGATGGCTCTCTCGGCGCCACACCGTCGCTCAGCAGTTCGATCCTCGCCGCCCTCGTCGAAGGCAATTACCGCTCGGTCTTCTGCCCCTGGCCTTACGACCGCCACGGCGATCACCAGGTGACATACCGAATGCTCCACCAGGCGCTGGCCGGCCTGAAACGCGAGATCGACGTCTGGCTCTATGAGATCTGGACTCCGATGGAGCCCAATTACTATGTCGCGATCGACGGCGTGCTCGAAGCAAAGATGGACGCGTTCGCCGTTCACGAAAGCCAGGCCGCCGTCCTTCCGTACACCGAGGCGTTCCGCGGGCTTGCCAGATACCGCGGCCTGAGCTGCCCGCCTGCCCGCGCCGCCGAGGCCTTCTTCTATTGCTCCAGCACGCAGCTCCTGAACCACGAAGGCATCCCCTGGCCCAGGCCGCCGTTCGCCGCGCCGGCCGGCGTCCGCCGCTGA
- a CDS encoding prepilin-type N-terminal cleavage/methylation domain-containing protein — protein MVIIRDATHIPARRCLIRRPRPSSAFTLVELLVVTGIIAVLISIVLSVSSGIRKQARVVQCCANLRSIGQATLANAAERGGYLPLAGRITVQDTSSVYVLPSALGDDSVRHYSYAKIPSLNILTLVPFIAALAPHLGVADLPRNDWNALDQALNAKDGAWRHFTCPDTNSYDKATVGTAPGDNTVEGQATMMLVATDRQTFIAWATNSDYVINEGVFGHHYNPAFARNRLSGKLARITRPPETVLFTDGVPRTTIADPLMPFGWMTWTPSLNGVGTATLTDALNNTPRASSSENFDLLRHNRRMNVVFADGHVETLQITPESLAHVHLISP, from the coding sequence ATGGTTATAATTCGGGACGCGACCCACATCCCTGCCCGAAGGTGCCTAATTCGCAGGCCTCGACCCAGCTCGGCGTTCACACTTGTCGAATTGCTCGTCGTTACGGGCATCATCGCGGTACTGATCTCCATTGTGCTTTCTGTTTCCAGCGGCATCCGAAAGCAGGCGCGTGTCGTCCAGTGCTGTGCGAATCTGCGAAGCATCGGGCAGGCGACGCTGGCCAATGCGGCCGAGCGGGGCGGATACCTTCCACTGGCCGGACGAATCACCGTGCAGGACACGTCGTCGGTCTATGTCCTCCCCAGCGCCCTCGGCGACGACAGCGTCCGGCACTACAGCTATGCCAAAATTCCGAGCCTCAACATCCTAACCCTCGTCCCGTTCATCGCCGCGCTCGCCCCACATCTGGGTGTTGCCGACCTCCCGCGCAACGACTGGAACGCGCTGGACCAGGCGTTAAATGCCAAGGACGGTGCCTGGCGGCACTTCACCTGCCCGGACACGAATTCCTACGACAAAGCGACCGTCGGCACCGCCCCCGGCGACAATACCGTCGAGGGTCAGGCGACCATGATGCTCGTAGCCACCGACAGGCAAACCTTCATCGCCTGGGCGACCAATTCCGATTACGTCATCAACGAAGGCGTCTTCGGGCATCACTACAATCCGGCGTTCGCTCGCAACCGACTGTCCGGGAAGCTGGCCCGTATCACCCGCCCGCCGGAGACCGTCCTTTTCACCGACGGCGTTCCACGCACGACGATCGCCGACCCCTTGATGCCCTTCGGTTGGATGACCTGGACCCCAAGCCTCAACGGCGTCGGTACCGCCACCCTGACCGATGCCCTGAACAACACCCCACGGGCCAGTTCCTCGGAGAACTTCGACCTGCTCCGCCACAACCGGCGGATGAACGTCGTCTTCGCCGACGGGCACGTCGAGACCCTCCAGATCACGCCCGAATCGCTCGCCCACGTCCACCTGATTTCGCCCTGA
- a CDS encoding tetratricopeptide repeat-containing glycosyltransferase family 2 protein has product MRQRVSLCMIVRNEEHNLPRSLAGLAQLFDDIVIVDTGSTDGTRAVAEAIGARVYDFTWCDDFSAARNFGRRQATGDWIFWLDADDRFDAENLTRLRRLLEQLPVADELSHDLIYVMSCRSATCNPGVSFDIAHTRLFRNRSDIAWRGRIHERLVHGGSGAGLADNELVYTDVVIHHEGYRDAEQWAAKQLRDQRVLEREYLVHPDDPMTAFYLGRVFAAQRLADKAIPFLRRSIQNDPQSLYSSTPKAASILIKCLIESSRFDEAVAAADSMCQRFAHNFELLYECGAVYLLAGRAVDAENCARALLAQSPSEPTSRSSADQCRAGLAVGMDTRAARMLLAEALCAQGRPREAAGQLRTLLVQDPSNVVAWAMRGEASLCCNDLHDAELSLKSLSALPNATFQTAILRALFCSRSRQFTEALRWARKAIAARPEVPSGWITLGNALYDEGVDWRGCAAALEQALRLNPRLSQVRQQLQRVQAYITTSAQHQTASQRTSTAAGHDADTTPLAAPSGPHADHTERPWGGLA; this is encoded by the coding sequence ATGCGCCAGCGGGTCTCGCTTTGCATGATCGTGCGCAACGAGGAGCACAACCTGCCGCGAAGCCTTGCGGGGTTGGCCCAACTCTTCGATGACATCGTCATTGTCGACACCGGTTCGACTGATGGCACTCGCGCCGTGGCCGAAGCGATTGGTGCCCGCGTATACGACTTCACCTGGTGCGACGACTTCTCCGCCGCCCGGAACTTCGGTCGCCGCCAGGCGACCGGCGACTGGATCTTCTGGCTCGATGCCGATGACCGGTTCGACGCCGAGAACCTGACCCGCCTGCGCCGTCTCCTCGAGCAGCTTCCGGTCGCCGATGAACTGTCCCACGACTTGATCTACGTCATGTCGTGCCGGTCTGCCACCTGTAACCCGGGCGTGTCGTTCGACATTGCCCACACCCGGCTTTTTCGCAACCGGTCCGACATCGCGTGGCGCGGCCGCATTCACGAGCGTCTCGTTCACGGCGGCTCCGGCGCCGGACTGGCCGACAACGAACTGGTCTACACCGATGTCGTCATCCATCACGAAGGGTATCGCGACGCCGAGCAGTGGGCCGCCAAGCAGCTTCGCGACCAGCGGGTCCTGGAGCGCGAATACCTCGTGCACCCCGACGATCCGATGACAGCGTTCTACCTCGGTCGGGTTTTCGCGGCCCAGCGACTGGCGGACAAGGCCATCCCGTTTCTGCGACGCAGCATCCAGAACGATCCTCAAAGTCTCTACAGTTCCACGCCCAAGGCCGCCAGCATCCTGATTAAGTGCCTGATCGAAAGCAGTCGATTCGACGAGGCCGTCGCGGCGGCCGATTCGATGTGTCAGCGTTTTGCCCACAACTTCGAGCTTTTGTACGAGTGCGGGGCGGTGTATCTGCTCGCGGGCCGGGCCGTCGATGCCGAGAATTGCGCCCGGGCGCTTCTCGCCCAGTCGCCGTCCGAGCCGACATCCCGCTCCTCGGCCGACCAGTGCCGGGCCGGGCTCGCCGTGGGCATGGACACCCGCGCCGCCCGCATGCTGCTCGCCGAAGCCCTGTGTGCGCAGGGCCGCCCGCGAGAGGCCGCCGGCCAGCTTCGTACACTTCTGGTGCAAGACCCGTCGAACGTCGTCGCCTGGGCGATGCGCGGTGAAGCGAGCCTTTGCTGTAACGACCTTCACGACGCCGAACTGTCGCTCAAGTCGCTCTCGGCGTTGCCGAACGCCACCTTCCAAACCGCCATCCTTCGGGCACTGTTCTGCTCGCGCAGCCGGCAGTTCACCGAAGCATTGCGTTGGGCCCGCAAGGCGATCGCGGCACGACCCGAAGTCCCTTCCGGATGGATCACCCTGGGCAACGCGCTCTACGACGAAGGCGTCGACTGGCGCGGATGTGCCGCTGCGCTCGAACAGGCACTGCGGCTCAACCCGCGACTCTCGCAGGTGCGCCAGCAACTGCAGCGCGTTCAGGCTTACATCACGACGTCGGCGCAGCACCAGACCGCTTCGCAACGCACTTCCACGGCAGCGGGGCACGACGCCGACACGACCCCGCTCGCCGCTCCGTCCGGCCCTCACGCCGACCACACCGAGCGACCCTGGGGAGGCCTGGCATGA